A single genomic interval of Nocardioides nitrophenolicus harbors:
- the fliP gene encoding flagellar type III secretion system pore protein FliP (The bacterial flagellar biogenesis protein FliP forms a type III secretion system (T3SS)-type pore required for flagellar assembly.), with product MITTLSSGVTRLALVLADPAGPTGPNGPGGGTGGGSVRIDLSGMTDKPSNSLLVFLALTLLSLLPAIVLTCTSFTKVLVVLGLTRNALGLQQTPNNQVLAGLALFLSLFIMAPVLSQVNDDGVQPYLDGDKTTSAAFHDGMEPLRAFMLDNTDDGELQLLTSVADRKLPENRDDVSTATLIPAFVLSELKDAFVIGFIIFIPFLVIDIVVSGALMSLGMMMMPPVMVSLPFKLLLFVMVDGWALVIKALVASYGTG from the coding sequence GTGATCACGACCCTGTCGAGCGGCGTGACCCGGCTCGCCCTGGTCCTCGCCGACCCGGCGGGACCGACCGGACCGAACGGCCCGGGCGGCGGCACCGGCGGCGGCAGCGTCCGGATCGACCTGTCGGGCATGACCGACAAGCCGAGCAACAGCCTGCTCGTCTTCCTCGCGCTGACCCTGCTCAGCCTGCTGCCGGCGATCGTGCTGACCTGCACCAGCTTCACGAAGGTGCTCGTCGTGCTCGGCCTGACCCGCAACGCGCTCGGACTCCAGCAGACCCCGAACAACCAGGTGCTCGCGGGACTCGCGCTCTTCCTGAGCCTGTTCATCATGGCGCCGGTGCTCTCGCAGGTGAACGACGACGGCGTCCAGCCCTACCTCGACGGCGACAAGACCACCTCGGCCGCGTTCCACGACGGCATGGAGCCGCTGCGCGCGTTCATGCTCGACAACACCGACGACGGGGAGCTCCAGCTGCTCACCAGCGTCGCCGACCGCAAGCTCCCCGAGAACCGCGACGACGTCTCGACCGCGACCCTGATCCCGGCGTTCGTGCTCTCCGAGCTCAAGGACGCCTTCGTGATCGGGTTCATCATCTTCATCCCGTTCCTGGTCATCGACATCGTCGTGAGCGGCGCGCTGATGAGCCTCGGCATGATGATGATGCCGCCGGTGATGGTGTCCCTGCCGTTCAAGCTGCTGCTGTTCGTGATGGTCGACGGGTGGGCCCTGGTGATCAAGGCGCTGGTCGCGTCGTACGGGACGGGTTAG
- a CDS encoding flagellar biosynthetic protein FliO, with product MSDSIGLGELAVRLVGSLALVVGLLLVIARLANRRFKAPAGAAIQVVQRQALGRGQGVAVVSVGTRILVLGTTEQQITLLAEVEPDEIGLDPTAGDPDEAAPVVPDGASPTPGALSGSVLSPQTWKDAMAAVTGKRAS from the coding sequence ATGTCCGACAGCATCGGTCTCGGGGAGCTGGCCGTCCGCCTGGTCGGCTCCCTGGCACTCGTCGTCGGGCTGCTGCTGGTCATCGCCCGCCTCGCCAACCGCCGGTTCAAGGCACCGGCCGGTGCGGCGATCCAGGTCGTCCAGCGCCAAGCGCTCGGTCGGGGCCAGGGCGTGGCCGTGGTCTCCGTCGGCACCCGGATCCTGGTCCTCGGCACCACCGAGCAGCAGATCACGCTGCTCGCCGAGGTCGAGCCGGACGAGATCGGGCTGGACCCGACCGCCGGCGACCCGGACGAGGCGGCCCCCGTCGTACCGGACGGAGCGAGCCCCACCCCCGGTGCGCTCAGCGGATCCGTGCTCTCCCCGCAGACCTGGAAGGACGCCATGGCCGCCGTCACCGGGAAGCGGGCGTCGTGA
- a CDS encoding flagellar motor switch protein FliM, whose amino-acid sequence MTLQRPRRRPRTAEPTPYDFRRPIQLSREHQRTLQLGFDSFARQATTVFTSSLRTVCTVTLIGIEQRTYAEYVDSLGPSTYMTLFTADPIPGTGVLEIPLFATMSCLDHMLGGPGSDEQPDRPLTEIEDGVIRGLVERLLGEMRYALDGIVTLEPKVTGIEYSPQFAQVASAADVMVVVSLELKIGERPHRVSVCLPFSGLLPHLANATGKGAVSDRERAQRAQSALLLQEQFQRVPVSVSVRFRPIPVDPATLADLRPGSVLRLTHPASAPLDVTVAGNTFAHATPGARGQRLAALIVTTPEES is encoded by the coding sequence GTGACCCTCCAGCGGCCGCGCCGCCGACCCCGCACGGCCGAACCCACGCCGTACGACTTCCGGCGGCCCATCCAGCTCTCGCGGGAGCACCAGCGCACCCTGCAGCTCGGGTTCGACAGCTTCGCGCGCCAGGCCACGACGGTCTTCACCAGCTCGCTGCGGACGGTGTGCACGGTGACCCTGATCGGCATCGAGCAGCGCACCTATGCCGAGTACGTCGACAGCCTCGGCCCGTCGACGTACATGACGCTGTTCACCGCCGACCCGATCCCCGGCACCGGAGTGCTGGAGATCCCGCTGTTCGCGACCATGTCCTGCCTGGACCATATGCTCGGCGGCCCCGGCTCCGACGAGCAGCCCGACCGGCCGCTGACCGAGATCGAGGACGGGGTGATCCGCGGCCTGGTCGAGCGTCTGCTCGGGGAGATGCGCTACGCCCTGGACGGGATCGTGACCCTCGAGCCGAAGGTCACCGGCATCGAGTACAGCCCGCAGTTCGCGCAGGTCGCCAGCGCGGCGGACGTGATGGTCGTGGTGAGCCTCGAGCTCAAGATCGGCGAGCGTCCGCACCGGGTCTCGGTGTGCCTGCCGTTCAGCGGGCTGCTCCCCCACCTCGCCAACGCGACCGGCAAGGGCGCGGTCTCCGACCGCGAGCGGGCGCAGCGCGCGCAGTCCGCCCTGCTGCTGCAGGAGCAGTTCCAGCGGGTCCCGGTGTCGGTGTCGGTGCGCTTCCGCCCGATCCCGGTCGACCCGGCGACGCTGGCCGACCTGCGCCCCGGATCCGTGCTCCGGCTCACCCACCCGGCGTCCGCGCCGCTGGACGTGACCGTCGCCGGCAACACCTTCGCCCATGCCACCCCCGGCGCCCGTGGCCAGCGCCTCGCCGCCCTGATCGTCACCACGCCCGAGGAGTCCTGA
- the fliQ gene encoding flagellar biosynthesis protein FliQ, which translates to MTDTAIIEIALKTMLVALKLSAPILATSLVIGFAISLFQAMTQVQEFTLSFVPKLVGVGLALLFCGNWMLHTLMAFTRELFDLLPGLLT; encoded by the coding sequence GTGACCGACACCGCGATCATCGAGATCGCCCTCAAGACGATGCTGGTGGCGCTCAAGCTGTCGGCGCCGATCCTCGCCACGTCGCTGGTGATCGGCTTCGCCATCTCGCTGTTCCAGGCGATGACGCAGGTCCAGGAGTTCACGCTCTCCTTCGTGCCCAAGCTGGTGGGCGTCGGACTGGCGCTGCTGTTCTGCGGCAACTGGATGCTGCACACCCTGATGGCGTTCACCCGCGAGCTGTTCGACCTGCTCCCCGGCCTGCTCACCTAG
- the fliN gene encoding flagellar motor switch protein FliN, giving the protein MTDVLDPTLLAEAVAVAAAGSLPAVTPLTPGPAQPGSPHVTAAFAGGAIAELDGGVPGGVVVLVGTELVEALASSPIGALDVAAAVQPALDAAARRLGAHARGARTLDLGADGHDITTELGGAFTTVPLIGVGIAAAVLIPDATLAGAREPIAEEAEPAASVLAAAVEDAEPEPFVPAFTAAAPPRGLELLQGVDMEVTVELGRTRMTVRDLLALTPGAVLELDRAAGSPADLLVNGRLVARGEVVVVDEDFGLRVTEILDANAAV; this is encoded by the coding sequence ATGACCGATGTGCTCGACCCCACCCTGCTCGCCGAGGCCGTCGCGGTCGCCGCCGCCGGATCGCTCCCGGCCGTCACGCCGCTGACGCCGGGCCCGGCCCAGCCCGGCTCGCCGCACGTCACCGCCGCCTTCGCGGGCGGCGCGATCGCCGAGCTCGACGGCGGAGTGCCCGGCGGCGTCGTGGTCCTCGTCGGCACCGAGCTGGTCGAGGCCCTCGCCAGCAGCCCGATCGGCGCACTCGACGTCGCCGCCGCGGTCCAGCCGGCACTGGACGCCGCCGCCCGCCGCCTCGGCGCGCACGCACGCGGGGCCCGCACCCTCGACCTCGGCGCCGACGGGCATGACATCACCACCGAGCTCGGCGGCGCCTTCACCACGGTGCCGCTCATCGGCGTCGGCATCGCCGCCGCGGTCCTCATCCCCGACGCGACCCTCGCCGGCGCCCGCGAGCCGATCGCCGAGGAGGCCGAGCCCGCCGCGTCCGTGCTCGCCGCCGCCGTCGAGGACGCCGAGCCCGAGCCGTTCGTGCCCGCCTTCACCGCCGCCGCGCCTCCGCGCGGCCTGGAGCTGCTCCAAGGCGTCGACATGGAGGTCACCGTCGAGCTCGGCCGGACCCGGATGACCGTGCGCGACCTGCTCGCCCTGACGCCGGGCGCCGTGCTCGAGCTGGACCGGGCCGCCGGCAGCCCCGCCGACCTGCTCGTCAACGGCCGCCTGGTCGCCCGCGGCGAGGTCGTCGTGGTCGACGAGGACTTCGGCCTGCGGGTCACCGAGATCCTCGACGCGAACGCCGCGGTCTGA
- a CDS encoding flagellar basal body-associated FliL family protein translates to MTTTLAAPAATAEDAADRPGRGRTIGIAVLVLALLGGGAWFFVLKPSGDSAPKPGDVVSLESIQINLAGGHYLRLGMALQLTKGTKEADGSKALDAAITVFSGLPVGEVNKPDVRETLRKQLLDQLEVRYHHEVMEVYFTEYVTQ, encoded by the coding sequence GTGACCACGACCCTCGCCGCCCCGGCGGCCACCGCAGAGGACGCCGCCGACCGGCCCGGCCGCGGCCGCACCATCGGCATCGCCGTCCTGGTCCTCGCCCTGCTCGGCGGCGGCGCCTGGTTCTTCGTGCTCAAGCCGAGTGGCGACTCCGCGCCGAAGCCCGGCGACGTGGTCTCGCTCGAGTCGATCCAGATCAACCTCGCCGGCGGCCACTACCTGCGCCTCGGCATGGCACTGCAGCTCACCAAGGGCACCAAGGAGGCCGACGGCAGCAAGGCCCTCGACGCCGCGATCACCGTGTTCAGCGGGCTCCCCGTCGGCGAGGTCAACAAGCCCGACGTGCGCGAGACGCTGCGCAAGCAGCTGCTCGACCAGCTCGAGGTGCGCTACCACCACGAGGTGATGGAGGTGTACTTCACCGAGTACGTCACCCAGTAG
- the flhA gene encoding flagellar biosynthesis protein FlhA, producing MSVKSLTRLGVPLGIVLIVVMLVVPLPAVVLDLMIALNITGALLVLMVAMFIHKPLEFSAFPSVILVMTLFRLALNVSATRLVLLDGYAGKVIDTFGHFVVGGSLIVGLIVFAILLVIQFVVITNGAGRVAEVGARFTLDAMPGKQMAIDADLNSGLIDEEEARRRRAEVHAEADFHGAMDGASKFVKGDAIAAIVITLVNLLGGFAIGVAQYGMPFGEAINTYSLLSIGDGLVSQVPALLLSVATGLIVTRAVADSDMGSDIVGQIFKRRMPLRVAGFGALALCAIPGLPKLPFLVAGGLMLLGASRIDESAGDGTASTDAETAAGELAQVPDTPEALINEIRVDPLGLELSADLIDLVDARSGGDLLDRVKALRRKVAGELGIVIPPVRTRDNLELPASTYAITLYGAELARGEAPRGTVLAIGEFLDSLPGTPTREPVFGLDAKWIPAELRHQAEIGGATVVDRASVVTTHLAEVVHQHASRLLGREDVRLLTDVVKRSHPVVIEELTPTQLPLGEVQRVLRALLDERIPIRDLVRIFEALSVRAAVSKDLDGLVEAARSALEPALAAPYVTDGVLHAISFEPLLEQHLLEALRPTEQGAVVVLDPDLAQRLLVNLAQAVQAAENTDVRPVLVCAPALRAAVRRLVAPTVERLPVLSYAELGAAHEVRSVAVVSATGARPALGAGV from the coding sequence ATGTCCGTGAAGTCGCTGACCCGGCTCGGAGTGCCCCTGGGCATCGTGCTGATCGTCGTCATGCTCGTGGTGCCGCTGCCGGCGGTCGTCCTGGACCTGATGATCGCGCTCAACATCACCGGTGCCCTGCTGGTGCTGATGGTCGCGATGTTCATCCACAAGCCCCTGGAGTTCTCCGCGTTCCCGTCCGTCATCCTCGTCATGACGCTGTTCCGGCTGGCTCTCAACGTGAGCGCCACCCGCCTGGTCCTCCTCGACGGGTACGCCGGCAAGGTGATCGACACCTTCGGCCACTTCGTGGTCGGCGGCTCCCTGATCGTCGGGCTGATCGTGTTCGCGATCCTGCTCGTCATCCAGTTCGTCGTCATCACCAATGGCGCCGGCCGGGTCGCCGAGGTCGGCGCGCGGTTCACCCTCGACGCGATGCCGGGCAAGCAGATGGCGATCGACGCGGACCTGAACTCGGGCCTCATCGACGAGGAGGAGGCCCGGCGACGGCGGGCGGAGGTGCACGCGGAGGCGGACTTCCACGGCGCGATGGACGGTGCGTCCAAGTTCGTGAAGGGCGACGCGATCGCGGCGATCGTGATCACGTTGGTCAACCTGCTCGGCGGGTTCGCGATCGGCGTCGCCCAGTACGGCATGCCCTTCGGGGAGGCGATCAACACCTACTCGCTGCTGTCGATCGGCGACGGCCTGGTCTCCCAGGTGCCCGCGCTGCTGCTCAGCGTCGCGACCGGCCTGATCGTGACCCGCGCGGTGGCCGACTCCGACATGGGCTCCGACATCGTCGGCCAGATCTTCAAGCGCAGGATGCCGCTGCGCGTCGCCGGCTTCGGCGCGCTCGCCCTCTGCGCGATCCCCGGCCTGCCGAAGCTGCCCTTCCTGGTGGCGGGCGGGCTGATGCTGCTCGGCGCGAGCCGGATCGACGAGTCCGCCGGCGACGGTACGGCGAGCACCGACGCGGAGACCGCCGCCGGCGAGCTGGCGCAGGTCCCCGACACCCCCGAGGCGCTGATCAACGAGATCCGGGTCGACCCGCTGGGGCTCGAGCTGTCCGCCGACCTGATCGACCTCGTCGACGCCCGCTCCGGTGGCGACCTGCTGGACCGGGTCAAGGCGCTGCGCCGCAAGGTGGCCGGCGAGCTCGGCATCGTGATCCCGCCGGTGCGCACCCGCGACAACCTCGAGCTGCCGGCGAGCACCTACGCCATCACGCTGTACGGCGCCGAGCTGGCCCGCGGCGAGGCGCCGCGCGGGACGGTGCTGGCGATCGGCGAGTTCCTCGACTCACTGCCGGGCACCCCGACCCGGGAGCCGGTGTTCGGCCTGGACGCGAAGTGGATCCCGGCCGAGCTGCGGCACCAGGCCGAGATCGGCGGCGCGACGGTCGTCGACCGCGCGTCCGTGGTCACCACCCACCTGGCCGAGGTCGTGCACCAGCACGCCAGCCGGCTGCTCGGCCGCGAGGACGTCCGGCTGCTCACCGACGTGGTCAAGCGCAGCCACCCCGTCGTCATCGAGGAGCTCACCCCCACCCAGCTTCCGCTCGGCGAGGTGCAGCGGGTGCTCCGGGCACTGCTGGACGAGCGGATCCCCATCCGCGACCTGGTACGGATCTTCGAGGCCCTCTCGGTCCGCGCCGCCGTCAGCAAGGACCTCGACGGCCTGGTCGAGGCCGCCCGCTCCGCGCTCGAGCCCGCGCTCGCCGCGCCGTACGTCACCGACGGGGTGCTGCACGCGATCAGCTTCGAACCGCTGCTCGAGCAGCACCTGCTGGAGGCGCTGCGGCCGACCGAGCAGGGCGCCGTGGTGGTGCTGGACCCCGACCTCGCGCAGCGGCTGCTGGTCAACCTGGCCCAGGCCGTGCAGGCGGCCGAGAACACCGACGTGCGTCCGGTCCTGGTCTGCGCGCCCGCGCTTCGTGCCGCCGTACGCCGGCTGGTGGCGCCGACCGTCGAGCGCCTCCCCGTCCTCTCGTACGCCGAGCTCGGCGCGGCCCACGAGGTCCGCTCGGTCGCCGTCGTGTCCGCCACCGGGGCCCGTCCCGCACTCGGAGCAGGAGTCTGA
- a CDS encoding flagellar biosynthetic protein FliR, which translates to MVLSVDGAALSALLLASVRVVAWLVVVPPFATRGIPTMAKVVLALGLSLAMAPTLATQDLPGTTPALVLATAAQALIGVGMGYVTMLLFSAVGAAGSLVDVFGGFALAAAWDPLAMNSNTVFGRFHQLLATALLVVSGGHLIVIGGLLSTFRYLPLTGMPDVSSWDGVLLTAFSMFFTVAVQMALPMIAVLFVADLALALLTKVAPQLNALSMMFPAKVGLTLLLLGLSFPMLPGALDRLVTYANQAMATMAGAG; encoded by the coding sequence GTGGTCCTCTCCGTCGACGGTGCCGCCCTCAGCGCACTGCTGCTCGCCTCGGTGCGGGTGGTGGCGTGGCTGGTCGTCGTACCCCCGTTCGCGACCCGGGGCATCCCCACCATGGCCAAGGTGGTCCTGGCGTTGGGGCTCTCGCTCGCGATGGCGCCGACCCTGGCCACCCAGGACCTGCCGGGTACGACGCCCGCCCTCGTGCTGGCCACCGCGGCGCAGGCGCTGATCGGCGTGGGCATGGGCTACGTGACGATGCTGCTGTTCTCGGCGGTCGGTGCCGCCGGCTCGCTGGTGGACGTGTTCGGGGGCTTCGCGCTGGCCGCCGCCTGGGACCCGCTGGCGATGAACTCCAACACCGTCTTCGGCCGCTTCCACCAGCTGCTCGCGACCGCCCTCCTCGTGGTGTCGGGTGGGCACCTGATCGTGATCGGCGGCCTGCTGAGCACCTTCCGCTACCTGCCGCTCACCGGCATGCCCGACGTGTCGAGCTGGGACGGCGTGCTGCTGACGGCGTTCTCCATGTTCTTCACCGTGGCGGTGCAGATGGCCCTGCCGATGATCGCGGTCCTCTTCGTCGCGGACCTGGCGCTCGCCCTGCTGACCAAGGTCGCGCCCCAGCTGAACGCGCTCAGCATGATGTTCCCCGCCAAGGTCGGACTGACCCTGCTGCTGCTCGGACTGTCCTTCCCGATGCTGCCCGGCGCCTTGGACCGACTGGTCACCTATGCGAACCAGGCGATGGCGACCATGGCCGGGGCGGGGTGA
- a CDS encoding EscU/YscU/HrcU family type III secretion system export apparatus switch protein — MAASEEKTEKPTPKRKKQARKDGQVPRTPELGGWLGLLVAALAMGPLLDHELDTLRTLMATSLRSAADPSVSLALTLLGDAGRHVFLTLLVLGSMMLVVGVLSALAQGGFYLSPKLAKPDPKKLDPFKGAKRLLGPHAVWEGVKVLGKSSVVAFLAWGAVTSMMPLVGGLLPIGVVLHQVTAEVSRLLLTVAVAGLVMAAADYAMMRRRIGKQLRMSHSEIKQEHKQSEGDPLVKGAIRARQLAAARNRMIADVATADVLLVNPTHVAVALRYDPEQGAPRVVARGAGAIAARIRSVAAEERVPLVQDVPLARALYRHCQVGQEIPRELWAAVAQVLAFVLSRRHAGQYGGEHRTPRRTDDLPEVLAHARRRRVVEDA, encoded by the coding sequence ATGGCGGCGAGCGAGGAGAAGACCGAGAAGCCCACACCGAAGCGGAAGAAGCAGGCCCGCAAGGACGGCCAGGTCCCGCGTACCCCCGAGCTCGGTGGCTGGCTCGGACTCCTGGTCGCGGCGCTGGCCATGGGCCCGCTGCTCGACCATGAGCTGGACACGCTGCGCACGCTGATGGCGACCTCGCTGCGCTCCGCCGCCGATCCCTCGGTCTCCCTCGCCCTGACGCTGCTCGGCGATGCCGGGCGCCACGTCTTCCTCACCCTGCTCGTGCTGGGCTCGATGATGCTCGTCGTCGGCGTGCTCTCCGCGCTCGCCCAAGGCGGCTTCTACCTCTCCCCCAAGCTCGCCAAGCCCGATCCCAAGAAGCTCGACCCGTTCAAGGGAGCCAAGCGCCTGCTCGGACCCCACGCCGTGTGGGAGGGCGTGAAGGTGCTCGGCAAGAGCAGCGTCGTCGCCTTCCTCGCCTGGGGAGCCGTGACGTCGATGATGCCGCTCGTCGGCGGCCTGCTCCCGATCGGCGTCGTGCTGCACCAGGTCACCGCCGAGGTCTCCCGCCTGCTGCTCACCGTCGCCGTCGCCGGCCTGGTGATGGCGGCCGCCGACTACGCGATGATGCGACGCCGGATCGGCAAGCAGCTGCGGATGAGCCACAGCGAGATCAAGCAGGAGCACAAGCAGTCCGAGGGCGACCCCCTGGTCAAGGGCGCCATCCGGGCGCGCCAGCTCGCCGCCGCCCGGAACCGGATGATCGCCGACGTCGCCACCGCCGACGTGCTGCTCGTCAACCCCACCCACGTGGCCGTCGCCCTCCGCTACGACCCCGAGCAGGGCGCGCCGCGCGTCGTCGCCCGCGGCGCCGGCGCCATCGCCGCCCGGATCCGGTCGGTGGCCGCCGAGGAGCGCGTCCCGCTCGTCCAGGACGTCCCGCTGGCACGGGCGCTGTACCGGCACTGCCAGGTCGGCCAGGAGATCCCCCGGGAGCTGTGGGCCGCGGTGGCGCAGGTGCTGGCGTTCGTGCTCAGCCGCCGCCACGCCGGTCAGTACGGCGGCGAGCACCGCACCCCTCGGCGTACCGACGACCTGCCGGAGGTGCTCGCCCACGCCCGGCGGCGGCGGGTGGTGGAGGATGCATGA
- a CDS encoding OmpA/MotB family protein, producing the protein MSAGKAGKGAGPPRRRHHDEDHEEHGAGHERWLVTYADMVTLLMVLFIVMFAMSTVDEKKYAALKEGLAVGFGREQSILNGASPISNAKGASDPGEASYEMLLAQVPESQRETVTKILQESDRLRNERAQGAARAEVDRLLGVWKRIDEALRDQGLRDDVRATIDERGLIVSLVSQHVVFEPDVAELTERGRRVVDTIAPVLAELPEPIELDGHTNQEPVKPRYYPSDWELSLARAAHVLHRLEDSHRIPARRLRATGFGHTKPLVDPARHGSQRVNKRVDILVLSQQPAETRALMGQAYAELRREAGLDGLPTDPAGDGTGAEPAAAGAPIRSRSDDSREDQP; encoded by the coding sequence ATGTCGGCCGGCAAGGCGGGCAAGGGCGCCGGGCCGCCCCGGCGGCGCCACCACGACGAGGACCACGAGGAGCACGGCGCCGGACACGAGCGCTGGCTGGTGACCTACGCCGACATGGTCACCTTGCTGATGGTGCTGTTCATCGTGATGTTCGCGATGTCGACGGTCGACGAGAAGAAGTACGCCGCCCTCAAGGAGGGTCTCGCCGTCGGCTTCGGCCGCGAGCAGTCGATCCTCAACGGCGCCAGCCCGATCAGCAACGCCAAGGGCGCGAGCGACCCCGGCGAGGCGTCGTACGAGATGCTCCTGGCCCAGGTGCCCGAGTCCCAGCGCGAGACGGTGACCAAGATCCTGCAGGAGTCGGACCGGCTGCGCAACGAGCGCGCCCAGGGCGCCGCCCGGGCCGAGGTCGACCGGCTGCTCGGGGTCTGGAAGCGGATCGACGAGGCGCTGCGCGACCAGGGGCTGCGCGACGACGTGCGCGCCACCATCGACGAGCGAGGCCTGATCGTCAGCCTGGTCTCGCAGCACGTCGTCTTCGAGCCCGACGTCGCCGAGCTGACCGAGCGCGGCCGCCGGGTGGTCGACACCATCGCGCCGGTGCTCGCCGAGCTGCCCGAGCCGATCGAGCTCGACGGCCACACCAACCAGGAGCCGGTGAAGCCGCGCTACTACCCCTCCGACTGGGAGCTCTCGCTGGCCCGGGCCGCCCACGTGCTGCACCGGCTCGAGGACAGCCACCGCATCCCCGCCCGCCGACTGCGCGCCACCGGCTTCGGGCACACCAAACCGCTCGTCGACCCCGCGCGGCACGGCTCGCAGCGGGTCAACAAGCGGGTCGACATCCTGGTGCTCAGCCAACAGCCGGCCGAGACCCGCGCCCTGATGGGGCAGGCGTACGCCGAGCTGCGCCGCGAGGCCGGACTCGACGGCCTGCCCACCGACCCCGCCGGCGACGGCACCGGCGCCGAACCTGCCGCGGCCGGCGCACCGATCCGCTCCCGCTCCGACGACAGCCGAGAGGACCAACCGTGA
- a CDS encoding motility protein A, whose amino-acid sequence MKDIATPVGIVVGLVIIVAANVLEGGNPMSLLLLPPMLLVLGTTVMVTVAGGTMSDAKAAVKDVKRAFTGSVEPAESLVPQVVSLAERARREGLLALEDSLREIDDPFLVKGVTMAIDGTDPEDVRDILEAELRAKKRDDKQAAKFFGDAGAYAPTIGIIGTVMGLVHVLENLATPDELGHLIAGAFVATLWGVMSANVIWLPISSRLKRLGELECARMEVAIEGVAAIQAGANPRLVAEKLRSLLPTGTVEREAA is encoded by the coding sequence GTGAAGGACATCGCAACCCCGGTCGGCATCGTCGTCGGCCTGGTGATCATCGTCGCGGCCAACGTGCTCGAGGGCGGCAACCCGATGAGCCTGCTGCTGCTGCCGCCGATGCTGCTGGTGCTGGGTACGACGGTCATGGTCACCGTCGCGGGCGGCACGATGAGCGACGCCAAGGCCGCGGTCAAGGACGTCAAGCGTGCGTTCACGGGCTCGGTCGAGCCGGCCGAGTCGCTCGTGCCGCAGGTCGTCTCGCTCGCCGAGCGCGCCCGTCGCGAGGGTCTGCTCGCGCTCGAGGACAGCCTGCGCGAGATCGACGACCCGTTCCTGGTCAAGGGCGTGACGATGGCGATCGACGGCACCGACCCCGAGGACGTGCGCGACATCCTCGAGGCCGAGCTGCGGGCCAAGAAGCGCGACGACAAGCAGGCCGCGAAGTTCTTCGGCGACGCCGGCGCCTACGCGCCCACCATCGGCATCATCGGCACCGTCATGGGCCTGGTGCACGTGCTGGAGAACCTGGCCACCCCCGACGAGCTCGGCCACCTGATCGCCGGCGCCTTCGTCGCCACCCTGTGGGGCGTCATGTCGGCCAACGTGATCTGGCTGCCGATCTCCAGCCGGCTCAAGCGGCTCGGCGAGCTGGAGTGCGCCCGGATGGAGGTCGCCATCGAGGGCGTCGCCGCCATCCAGGCCGGCGCCAACCCGCGCCTGGTCGCGGAGAAGCTGCGCTCCCTGCTGCCCACCGGCACCGTCGAGCGCGAGGCCGCCTGA